One window from the genome of Nocardioides panaciterrulae encodes:
- a CDS encoding bi-domain-containing oxidoreductase: MKQVAQNYKSGELVVLDAPAPTCRPGGVLVRTMYSLISTGTELMKVSEARLSLIGKARARPDQVKKVLDSVAQQGPLAAYQKAMSKLDSYTPLGYSLCGVVVEVGEGVLDLSVGDIVAAAGNEFALHSELNWVPVNLCVRVPDGVPPEQAAFSTVGAIAMQGVRRAEPQLGEVACVIGLGLIGQLVVRLLVAAGVKVVGLDTVAARCRMAEKAGALACASPTAEGVRLVEEVARDNSQGLGCDHVFLAAGGPSNEPVEVAVRLARDRGRVIDIGKTRLDLPWNDYYEKELDVRFSRSYGPGRYDDRYELEGIDYPGGYVRWTERRNLASFLDLVAGGQLDLSALVSSVHDVDEATQVYARLGDGTLEGIGHLLHYPEGDRAAAVDARPSPSALPRATHTVAARRRATGDRLRVGFIGAGSYATSMLLPHLAAQEGVELASVATTRSLSAINAQRKFGFERVSTRADDVLSDPAVDAVFVVTRHHSHAEFVCRALETGKAVFVEKPLALDATQLQRVVDTVERTGNDRLMVGFNRRFAPLVAELTGHLRGSRGPLSMRYLVNAGGMDPKNWYLDPAEGSRFVGEGGHFVDTLSAVVGQDPVAVHSSVHGDDVHSLLVYPDGSTGSIAYVTTGSPRFPKETLDVSGAGANARLDNFRKLSVWGTGRETTRRAWTADKGQRREIAAFVDAVTGGGDMPISIESLLATTRATLAIGGGTSGEVLSP; the protein is encoded by the coding sequence ATGAAGCAGGTCGCACAGAACTACAAGTCCGGTGAGCTGGTCGTGCTCGACGCGCCGGCACCCACCTGCCGCCCGGGGGGCGTGCTGGTGCGCACGATGTACTCATTGATCTCGACCGGCACCGAGCTGATGAAGGTCTCCGAGGCCCGGCTCTCGCTGATCGGCAAGGCACGGGCGCGACCGGACCAGGTCAAGAAGGTGCTCGACTCCGTGGCGCAGCAGGGCCCGCTGGCCGCCTACCAGAAGGCGATGAGCAAGCTCGACAGCTACACCCCGCTCGGCTACTCGCTGTGCGGCGTGGTGGTCGAGGTCGGTGAGGGTGTCCTCGACCTCAGCGTCGGCGACATCGTCGCCGCCGCCGGCAACGAGTTCGCGCTGCACTCCGAGCTCAACTGGGTGCCGGTGAACCTCTGCGTGCGGGTCCCGGACGGTGTCCCGCCGGAGCAGGCCGCCTTCTCGACCGTGGGCGCGATCGCCATGCAGGGCGTGCGTCGCGCGGAGCCGCAGTTGGGGGAGGTCGCCTGTGTGATCGGACTCGGCCTGATCGGGCAGCTCGTCGTGCGTCTGCTGGTGGCGGCCGGGGTCAAGGTCGTGGGCCTCGACACGGTCGCCGCGCGTTGTCGCATGGCCGAGAAGGCAGGGGCGCTCGCCTGCGCCAGTCCCACCGCAGAAGGTGTCCGGCTGGTGGAGGAGGTCGCCCGGGACAACAGCCAAGGGCTCGGGTGCGACCACGTGTTCCTGGCTGCCGGCGGGCCCTCCAACGAGCCGGTCGAAGTCGCCGTGCGACTGGCGCGAGACCGCGGGCGGGTCATCGACATCGGCAAGACCCGGCTCGATCTGCCCTGGAACGACTACTACGAGAAGGAGCTCGACGTCCGCTTCTCGAGATCCTACGGACCCGGCCGCTACGACGATCGCTACGAGCTAGAGGGGATCGACTACCCCGGTGGCTACGTCCGATGGACCGAGCGTAGGAACCTCGCGTCGTTCCTGGACCTGGTCGCCGGTGGACAGCTGGACCTGTCCGCCCTGGTCTCGAGTGTTCACGACGTCGACGAGGCCACCCAGGTCTACGCCAGGCTCGGCGACGGCACGCTCGAGGGGATCGGACACCTCCTGCATTATCCCGAAGGCGATCGAGCGGCTGCCGTGGACGCCCGGCCCAGCCCCTCCGCGCTACCGCGCGCGACGCACACCGTGGCCGCGCGCCGACGCGCGACCGGTGACAGGCTCCGCGTCGGGTTCATCGGTGCGGGCAGCTATGCCACCTCCATGCTGCTGCCCCACCTGGCCGCCCAGGAGGGTGTCGAGCTGGCCTCGGTCGCCACGACCCGCTCGCTCTCAGCGATCAACGCCCAACGCAAGTTCGGCTTCGAACGGGTGAGCACCCGGGCCGACGACGTCCTCTCGGATCCCGCGGTGGACGCGGTGTTCGTCGTCACCAGGCACCACTCCCACGCCGAGTTCGTGTGCCGCGCGCTCGAGACCGGCAAGGCCGTCTTCGTGGAGAAGCCACTGGCGCTGGATGCGACCCAGCTCCAGCGGGTCGTCGACACGGTCGAGCGCACCGGGAACGACCGGCTCATGGTCGGGTTCAACCGGCGGTTCGCGCCGCTGGTCGCCGAGCTGACCGGTCACCTGCGCGGTTCGCGCGGGCCGCTCTCGATGCGATACCTCGTCAACGCAGGTGGAATGGATCCGAAGAACTGGTATCTCGACCCGGCCGAAGGCTCCCGCTTCGTCGGTGAAGGAGGGCATTTCGTCGACACGCTGTCGGCGGTCGTCGGACAGGACCCGGTCGCAGTCCACTCCTCCGTGCATGGGGACGACGTCCACTCACTCCTCGTCTACCCCGACGGCTCCACCGGGTCGATCGCCTACGTCACCACGGGGAGTCCCCGGTTCCCGAAGGAGACCCTCGATGTCTCCGGGGCCGGTGCCAACGCCCGGTTGGACAACTTCCGGAAGCTGTCCGTCTGGGGGACGGGCCGCGAGACGACCAGGCGCGCGTGGACGGCGGACAAGGGACAACGCCGGGAGATCGCGGCGTTCGTCGACGCGGTGACCGGTGGGGGGGACATGCCGATCAGCATCGAGTCCCTTCTCGCGACCACCCGGGCCACCCTGGCGATCGGTGGCGGTACCTCCGGGGAGGTCCTCTCGCCATGA
- the asnB gene encoding asparagine synthase (glutamine-hydrolyzing) produces MCGIAGAYQQPEGKLLTSVMVERQAHRGPDASAVLESVNPRASVVLGHLRLSIIDLSSAADGPFTKNGLTISYNGELYNYRQLRAELERSGVAFATSSDTEVVLEAWRAWGPSGLRRFRGMFAFAIHDAATDELALARDPLGIKPLYVMRRGAGILFASELKAIVAAVGPELSVDPLALAASALYYWLPDQITSVQEVSKHPPGSWTVYRPDGTSESGRYWDPAEISARAARGGARDLRAVVEASVEAHLVSDVPVASFLSGGLDSSLITAIAHQHHPGIEAYSIAFRGADQRLEAMPDDARYARRMAQHLGIRLHEIEITPDVVDVLPRVVDILDEPIGDPAAINTLLMCESAREAGVKVLLSGMGADELFGGYRKHLACLLALRYQRAPGLARRGVADLTNRLPVIAGRRGLRTVRWAQRFLSFAELGEEEAFRRSYTMFAPDELAGLLHPSWGPQVDQLVAGHREIYEDNDLDGPVARMCLADSRLFLPGLNLAYTDRSSMAASCEVRVPFVDPHVFEAAFSLGESDRIRGRRQKAALRDVARHWLPDEIIDRPKASFGVPLRAWVNNDLSEIVDDVLLHGELVATGVLRREPLARLVADQRSGRRDFSKQVWQLLSLEIWYEQARAAGVRAV; encoded by the coding sequence ATGTGCGGCATCGCGGGTGCCTACCAGCAGCCCGAGGGCAAGTTGTTGACCTCGGTCATGGTGGAGCGCCAGGCACATCGCGGCCCCGACGCGTCCGCGGTCCTGGAGAGCGTCAATCCCCGCGCGAGCGTCGTGCTGGGCCACCTCCGGCTCTCGATCATCGACCTGTCCTCGGCGGCGGACGGGCCGTTCACCAAGAACGGTCTGACCATCTCCTACAACGGCGAGCTCTACAACTACCGCCAGCTGCGCGCCGAGCTCGAGCGATCCGGAGTCGCGTTCGCGACCAGCTCGGACACCGAGGTGGTGCTCGAGGCCTGGCGCGCATGGGGCCCTTCCGGGCTACGGCGATTCCGGGGGATGTTCGCGTTCGCCATTCACGACGCTGCCACCGACGAGCTGGCCCTGGCTCGAGATCCCCTCGGGATCAAACCGTTGTACGTGATGCGCAGAGGCGCCGGGATACTGTTCGCCTCCGAGCTGAAGGCGATCGTTGCCGCGGTCGGACCGGAGCTGTCGGTCGACCCTCTGGCGCTGGCCGCCTCGGCGCTCTACTACTGGCTGCCAGACCAGATCACCTCGGTGCAGGAGGTGTCCAAACACCCCCCGGGGTCGTGGACCGTCTATCGCCCCGACGGCACGAGCGAGAGCGGCCGATACTGGGATCCGGCAGAGATCTCGGCACGCGCGGCCCGAGGAGGCGCGCGCGACCTCCGAGCGGTCGTCGAAGCCTCGGTCGAGGCGCACCTCGTGTCGGACGTGCCCGTGGCGTCATTCCTCAGCGGCGGCCTCGACTCGAGCCTGATCACCGCCATCGCGCACCAGCACCACCCGGGCATCGAGGCCTACTCCATAGCGTTCCGGGGTGCGGATCAGCGCCTGGAAGCGATGCCGGACGACGCTCGGTACGCCCGCCGGATGGCCCAACACCTGGGAATCCGCCTGCATGAGATCGAGATCACGCCCGACGTCGTGGACGTGCTGCCGCGAGTGGTCGACATCCTCGACGAGCCGATCGGTGACCCTGCGGCCATCAACACCCTGCTCATGTGCGAGAGCGCCCGCGAGGCGGGAGTGAAGGTGCTGCTCTCCGGGATGGGGGCGGACGAACTGTTCGGGGGATACCGCAAGCACCTGGCCTGTCTGCTCGCCCTGCGCTACCAGCGAGCTCCCGGGCTGGCTCGACGAGGCGTCGCGGACCTGACGAACCGGCTTCCGGTGATCGCGGGGCGTCGTGGCCTTCGGACCGTCCGGTGGGCCCAGCGGTTCCTCTCGTTCGCCGAGCTCGGCGAGGAAGAGGCATTCCGCCGCAGCTACACGATGTTCGCCCCCGACGAGCTCGCTGGGCTTTTGCACCCCTCGTGGGGCCCCCAGGTCGACCAGCTGGTGGCGGGGCACCGGGAAATCTACGAAGACAACGATCTGGACGGCCCGGTGGCGCGGATGTGCCTGGCCGACAGCCGGCTCTTCCTGCCCGGTCTCAACCTCGCCTACACCGACCGCTCCAGCATGGCGGCCTCGTGCGAGGTCCGGGTGCCCTTCGTCGACCCCCACGTCTTCGAGGCCGCGTTCTCGCTCGGAGAGTCCGACCGCATCCGTGGGCGGCGCCAGAAGGCGGCGTTGCGCGATGTGGCGCGGCACTGGCTCCCGGACGAGATCATCGACCGGCCCAAGGCGTCGTTCGGAGTCCCGTTGCGCGCGTGGGTGAACAACGACCTGTCCGAGATCGTCGACGACGTCCTTCTCCACGGGGAGCTGGTCGCCACGGGGGTGCTTCGACGAGAGCCGCTGGCGCGGCTGGTGGCGGACCAACGATCGGGACGACGGGACTTCTCCAAACAGGTATGGCAGCTGCTGAGCCTGGAGATCTGGTACGAGCAGGCCCGGGCCGCCGGAGTACGAGCGGTCTAG
- a CDS encoding NAD-dependent epimerase/dehydratase family protein, producing the protein MRVLVAGDRGYIGAVLVPMLIGAGHDVVGLDAGWYDGCDFGPQPAGYQSRTGDIRDQRPEDLDGFEAVVNLAAISNDPVGHLNPKATYSVNAHGAAHLAQVAREAGVARYVFSSSCSLYGAAGDAAVTEQSEFNPVTPYGESKVMAEQLIGKFADDSFSPTYLRNATAYGSSPRLRADIVVNNLTGAALTRGEVRLESDGSPWRPLVHAEDISRAFLAVLAADREVVHNEAFNVGRDEDVVQIRTIATAVAERTGAPVTFAEGASADKRDYRVDFSKISERLPDFRPLWTVAAGIDELAADMNRHGLTTAQFEHTFVRLARINRLKGEGLLDEQLRRTQDEAGLRGPAGADRGSQ; encoded by the coding sequence ATGCGTGTTCTCGTCGCGGGGGACCGTGGCTACATCGGAGCAGTGCTGGTGCCGATGCTGATCGGGGCAGGTCACGACGTCGTCGGCCTCGACGCCGGCTGGTACGACGGCTGCGACTTCGGTCCGCAGCCGGCCGGCTACCAGTCGAGGACCGGCGACATCCGTGATCAGCGGCCGGAGGACCTCGACGGCTTCGAGGCGGTGGTGAACCTCGCGGCGATCTCCAACGACCCGGTCGGACACCTCAACCCGAAGGCGACGTACTCCGTCAACGCGCACGGCGCGGCGCACCTGGCCCAGGTCGCCCGCGAGGCCGGGGTGGCCCGCTACGTCTTCTCCTCGTCGTGCAGCCTGTACGGCGCCGCGGGAGACGCCGCGGTCACCGAGCAGAGCGAGTTCAACCCGGTCACGCCGTACGGCGAGAGCAAGGTGATGGCCGAGCAGCTCATCGGCAAGTTCGCCGACGACTCCTTCAGCCCGACCTACCTGCGCAACGCGACTGCCTACGGCTCGAGCCCGCGACTCCGGGCCGATATCGTCGTGAACAACCTGACCGGTGCTGCGCTCACCCGGGGCGAGGTCCGGCTGGAGAGCGACGGGTCGCCCTGGCGGCCGCTGGTCCACGCCGAGGACATCTCGCGGGCGTTCCTCGCCGTGCTCGCGGCCGATCGCGAGGTGGTGCACAACGAGGCCTTCAACGTCGGTCGCGACGAGGACGTCGTGCAGATCCGCACCATCGCGACCGCGGTCGCGGAGCGCACGGGAGCGCCCGTGACCTTCGCGGAGGGCGCCTCCGCCGACAAGAGGGACTACCGCGTCGACTTCAGCAAGATCAGCGAGCGCCTTCCGGACTTCAGGCCGCTGTGGACGGTGGCGGCCGGGATCGACGAGCTCGCCGCCGACATGAACCGCCACGGCTTGACGACCGCGCAGTTCGAGCACACCTTCGTGCGCCTCGCTCGGATCAACCGGCTCAAGGGCGAGGGCCTGCTGGACGAGCAGCTGCGCCGCACCCAGGACGAGGCCGGCCTCCGCGGCCCGGCGGGCGCGGACCGGGGGAGCCAGTGA